CGCTGTAATCCTGATCTGatttaaacaagaaaaactCGCTTAGTGAAATAATGCTACTGGATGCTGGTCACCAGTTCCCCGGACTGGGAGTGGGGTCATTCGCCAGGCATCACTCAGCGAGCGAGATGCAGGAGAGAGACTTGAGTTTGGCACAAAATAGCTTTGTAGACTCGGCACACATGGGTGCGTTTAAGCTCAACCATGATCTCTCTCCGGGACAGAGCTCTGCCTTCAGCACCCAGGCGCCGGGCTACCCCGCTGCGGCTTTGGGGGCTCACGCCGCCCATGTCACGTCGTATGCAAGCTCTCCTTTCAACTCAACCAGGGACTTTCTCTTTCGCAGCCGTGGCTTCGGAGACTCCTCTCCGGCGAGCAGCCAACATACTATTTTTGGCCCCACGGCGGGATCCCTCCATCACTCCCACACAGACACTCAAGGCCACATTCTGTTCCCCGGGATCCACGACCAGCACGGGTCCCACGGATCCCCGAATGTCCTGAACGGGCAAATGAGGCTCGGACTACCGGGAGAAGTTTTCGGACGCTCCGACCAGTACCACCAGGTTTCCAGCCCGAGGACCGACCCGTACTCGGCCGCGCAGCTCCACAACCAGTACGGCTCCATGAATATGAACATGGGCATGAACATGGCAGCCCACCACCACCCCGGTGCCTTTTTCCGCTACATGAGGCAGCAGTGCATCAAGCAGGAGCTCATCTGCAAGTGGATCGACCCCGAGCAGCTCAGCAACCCGAAAAAGTGttgcaacaaaacttttagcACCATGCACGAGCTGGTCACGCACGTCTCTGTGGAGCACGTCGGT
This sequence is a window from Centropristis striata isolate RG_2023a ecotype Rhode Island chromosome 10, C.striata_1.0, whole genome shotgun sequence. Protein-coding genes within it:
- the zic2a gene encoding zinc finger protein ZIC 2a, which encodes MLLDAGHQFPGLGVGSFARHHSASEMQERDLSLAQNSFVDSAHMGAFKLNHDLSPGQSSAFSTQAPGYPAAALGAHAAHVTSYASSPFNSTRDFLFRSRGFGDSSPASSQHTIFGPTAGSLHHSHTDTQGHILFPGIHDQHGSHGSPNVLNGQMRLGLPGEVFGRSDQYHQVSSPRTDPYSAAQLHNQYGSMNMNMGMNMAAHHHPGAFFRYMRQQCIKQELICKWIDPEQLSNPKKCCNKTFSTMHELVTHVSVEHVGGPEQTNHVCFWEDCARESKPFKAKYKLVNHIRVHTGEKPFPCPFPGCGKVFARSENLKIHKRTHTGEKPFQCEFEGCDRRFANSSDRKKHMHVHTSDKPYLCKMCDKSYTHPSSLRKHMKVHEASPPASDSSPAASSGYESSTPPGLVSPTTETQSNTTLSPASAVHNTTSHSGLSSNFSEWYV